One genomic window of Hippocampus zosterae strain Florida chromosome 12, ASM2543408v3, whole genome shotgun sequence includes the following:
- the ube2al gene encoding ubiquitin conjugating enzyme E2 A, like isoform X2, which translates to MSTPARRRLMRDFKRLQEDPPDFVNGAPCENNIMLWNAVIFGPDATPFEGTFKLIVEFTEEYPNKPPTVRFVSKMFHPNVYADGSICLDILQNRWSPTYDVSSILTSIQSLLNEPNPNSPANSLAAQLYQENKREYEKKVSAIVEQSWQNS; encoded by the exons GTTACAAGAGGACCCCCCAGATTTTGTCAATGGAGCCCCATGTGAAAACAACATAATGTTGTGGAATGCTGTCATTTTTGG CCCTGACGCAACTCCATTTGAAG gtacatttaaactcattGTCGAGTTCACAGAAGAATATCCCAATAAACCCCCAACAGTGCGCTTTGTGTCAAAGATGTTTCATCCTAATG TCTATGCAGATGGTAGTATATGTTTGGACATCCTCCAAAATCGATGGAGCCCCACTTACGACGTCTCTTCTATTCTTACGTCCATCCAG TCTTTGCTGAATGAGCCAAACCCCAACAGTCCGGCCAACAGCCTAGCTGCTCAGCTGTACCAGGAGAATAAGCGCGAATATGAGAAGAAAGTTTCAGCAATTGTAGAGCAAAGCTGGCAAAACAGTTGA
- the ube2al gene encoding ubiquitin conjugating enzyme E2 A, like isoform X1, translated as MSTPARRRLMRDFKRLQEDPPDFVNGAPCENNIMLWNAVIFGPDATPFEGGTFKLIVEFTEEYPNKPPTVRFVSKMFHPNVYADGSICLDILQNRWSPTYDVSSILTSIQSLLNEPNPNSPANSLAAQLYQENKREYEKKVSAIVEQSWQNS; from the exons GTTACAAGAGGACCCCCCAGATTTTGTCAATGGAGCCCCATGTGAAAACAACATAATGTTGTGGAATGCTGTCATTTTTGG CCCTGACGCAACTCCATTTGAAGGTG gtacatttaaactcattGTCGAGTTCACAGAAGAATATCCCAATAAACCCCCAACAGTGCGCTTTGTGTCAAAGATGTTTCATCCTAATG TCTATGCAGATGGTAGTATATGTTTGGACATCCTCCAAAATCGATGGAGCCCCACTTACGACGTCTCTTCTATTCTTACGTCCATCCAG TCTTTGCTGAATGAGCCAAACCCCAACAGTCCGGCCAACAGCCTAGCTGCTCAGCTGTACCAGGAGAATAAGCGCGAATATGAGAAGAAAGTTTCAGCAATTGTAGAGCAAAGCTGGCAAAACAGTTGA
- the ing1 gene encoding inhibitor of growth protein 1 encodes MLNATNGDPGHVVVNYVEEYLDLVESLPFDLQRSVSVLKEIDARYQDVLKELEDAYERYRKESDTPQRRKLQLSIQRALIRIQELGDEKIQIAGQMVELVENRTRQLDWHSQLLHSSQEAPESQIATPTSLATAAASMITSSSSSSSATPSKTGHHDKKREEVTPSSAGGDKASGKRSRRQKNGESRESYGGLETGEDIGAGASREKRAKTSSKKKKRSKGKSEREVSPPDLPIDPDEPTYCLCEQVSYGEMIGCDNDECPIEWFHFSCVGLHHKPKGKWYCPKCRGENEKTMDKALERAKKERAYNR; translated from the exons ATGCTGAACGCCACAAACGGCGACCCCGGCCATGTTGTTGTAAATTATGTGGAAGAGTACTTGGACTTGGTGGAATCACTGCCCTTTGATTTGCAGAGAAGTGTGTCCGTCTTGAAGGAAATTGATGCCAGATATCAAG ATGTTCTGAAGGAACTCGAGGATGCCTACGAACGGTATCGCAAAGAATCGGACACTCCCCAAAGACGCAAACTGCAGTTGTCTATCCAGAGGGCGCTGATCCGGATTCAGGAGCTCGGAGATGAGAAGATTCAGATTGCTGGACAAATG GTGGAGTTGGTggagaatcgaacccggcagtTAGACTGGCATTCCCAACTCCTTCACTCCTCCCAAGAAGCTCCAGAGAGCCAGATTGCCACGCCAACATCCTTGGCAACCGCGGCGGCGTCCATGATCACATCATCCTCGTCTTCGTCCTCCGCCACCCCGAGCAAAACGGGCCACCACGACAAGAAACGCGAAGAGGTCACGCCGAGCTCAGCAGGGGGAGACAAGGCTAGCGGCAAACGCTCCAGGAGGCAGAAAAATGGCGAGAGCAGGGAGAGCTACGGCGGCCTGGAGACCGGAGAGGACATTGGCGCCGGAGCGTCCCGTGAGAAGAGAGCAAAAACGTCatccaagaagaaaaagaggtcCAAGGGGAAGTCGGAGCGGGAGGTGTCACCACCGGACCTGCCCATCGACCCTGACGAGCCCACGTACTGCCTGTGCGAGCAGGTGTCCTACGGCGAGATGATCGGCTGCGACAATGACGAGTGTCCCATTGAGTGGTTCCACTTCTCCTGCGTCGGTCTCCATCACAAGCCCAAGGGCAAGTGGTACTGTCCCAAGTGTCGTGGCGAGAACGAGAAGACCATGGACAAAGCCTTGGAAAGAGCTAAGAAGGAGCGGGCATACAACAGGTAG